One genomic window of Hippocampus zosterae strain Florida chromosome 12, ASM2543408v3, whole genome shotgun sequence includes the following:
- the LOC127611174 gene encoding frizzled-7-like: MGALWRTAGCALLLLLCGLDFLRFTHADRRLAVCQPISIPLCADLPYNETIMPNLLGHSTQADAATAMRSFDPLLQARCSADLKFFLCSVYAPVCTILEEPIPPCRPLCEQAHRDCEANITAIDLEWPERIRCEKFPVGGLCVGTVGAV; encoded by the coding sequence ATGGGGGCATTGTGGCGGACCGCAGGCTGCGCGCTTTTGCTGCTGCTGTGCGGGCTGGATTTCTTACGGTTCACACACGCCGACCGAAGGCTTGCGGTTTGCCAGCCCATATCCATCCCGCTGTGCGCTGACCTTCCCTACAACGAGACCATCATGCCGAACCTCCTGGGCCACAGCACCCAAGCAGACGCAGCTACGGCTATGCGCAGCTTCGATCCCCTGTTGCAGGCCCGGTGCTCGGCGGATCTCAAATTCTTCCTGTGCAGCGTGTACGCACCCGTGTGCACCATTTTGGAAGAACCCATCCCCCCATGCCGGCCTCTGTGTGAGCAAGCACACCGAGACTGTGAAGCCAATATAACCGCGATAGATCTGGAATGGCCGGAAAGGATTCGCTGCGAGAAGTTCCCGGTGGGCGGATTGTGCGTGGGCACTGTGGGTGCAGTCTAG
- the LOC127611133 gene encoding frizzled-7-A-like, with protein sequence MAAAGSSAGSVLVRIMWLLCGLSFSPSSAQHYNSESGISIPEHGFCQPISIPLCTDIAYNQTIMPNLLGHTNQEDAGLEVHQFYPLVKVQCSADLKFFLCSMYAPVCTVLEQAIPPCRSLCERARQGCEALMNKFGFQWPERLRCEAFPAHGAGEICVGQNTSEPNGPGSSTSPYAPELVTLPPSLNRPKPPPHNQYPEFSCPLQLDVPSYLGYKFMGVKDCGAPCEPTKPTGIMYFREDEVKFGRLWVGIWSILCCVSTLFTVLTYLVDMRRFRYPERPIIFLSGCYFMVAVAYAAGFFLEDRVVCVDKFKEDGYRTVAQGTKKEGCTILFMVLYFFGMASSIWWVILSLTWFLSAGMKWGHEAIEANSQYFHLAAWAVPAVKTITILAMGQVDGDVLTGVCFVGIFNVDALRGFVLAPLFVYLFIGTSFLLAGFVSLFRIRTIMKHDGTKTEKLEKLMVRIGVFSVLYTVPATIVIACYFYEQAFREHWEHTWHMQTCKRFAVPCPLHNFAPMTPDFTVFMIKYLMTMIVGITSGFWVWSGKTLQSWRRFYKRLSNGNHGETTV encoded by the coding sequence atGGCGGCGGCCGGGTCCAGCGCTGGCTCCGTGCTTGTGCGGATCATGTGGCTGCTGTGCGGCTTGTCCTTCTCCCCCTCTTCTGCTCAACACTACAACAGCGAGAGCGGAATATCCATCCCGGAGCATGGATTTTGCCAGCCCATCTCCATACCGCTGTGTACCGACATCGCCTACAACCAGACCATCATGCCGAACCTCCTGGGCCACACCAACCAAGAAGACGCGGGGCTGGAGGTGCACCAGTTCTACCCCCTGGTGAAGGTCCAATGCTCGGCCGATTTAAAATTCTTCCTGTGCTCGATGTACGCTCCCGTGTGCACGGTTCTGGAGCAAGCCATCCCTCCTTGCCGCTCGCTGTGCGAACGCGCACGTCAAGGGTGTGAAGCCCTCATGAACAAATTTGGTTTCCAGTGGCCCGAGAGACTTCGCTGCGAGGCGTTCCCGGCCCACGGGGCCGGTGAGATCTGCGTGGGTCAGAACACGTCGGAGCCCAACGGCCCGGGCTCGTCGACTTCCCCGTATGCTCCCGAACTGGTGACCCTCCCCCCCAGCTTGAACCGACCCAAGCCTCCGCCGCACAACCAGTACCCGGAGTTCTCGTGCCCGCTGCAGCTGGATGTTCCGTCCTACCTGGGCTACAAATTCATGGGGGTGAAAGACTGCGGGGCGCCCTGCGAACCCACCAAGCCCACCGGGATCATGTACTTCCGGGAGGACGAAGTGAAATTTGGCCGGCTGTGGGTGGGCATCTGGTCCATCCTGTGCTGCGTGAGCACCCTGTTCACGGTGCTCACTTACCTGGTGGACATGAGGCGCTTTCGCTACCCCGAGCGACCCATCATCTTCCTGTCCGGTTGTTACTTCATGGTGGCCGTGGCCTACGCGGCGGGCTTCTTCCTGGAGGACAGGGTGGTGTGCGTGGATAAATTCAAGGAGGACGGCTACAGGACAGTGGCCCAGGGGACCAAAAAGGAGGGCTGTACCATCCTCTTCATGGTCTTGTACTTTTTCGGGATGGCCAGCTCCATCTGGTGGGTCATCCTGTCCCTCACGTGGTTTCTGTCAGCCGGCATGAAATGGGGCCACGAGGCCATCGAAGCCAACTCGCAGTATTTCCACCTGGCCGCGTGGGCCGTGCCCGCCGTCAAGACCATCACCATCCTTGCTATGGGCCAGGTGGACGGCGACGTGCTGACCGGCGTGTGTTTCGTGGGCATCTTCAACGTGGACGCCCTGCGGGGCTTCGTCCTGGCCCCGCTCTTCGTCTACCTGTTCATCGGCACGTCCTTCCTGCTGGCCGGCTTCGTGTCCCTCTTCCGGATCCGCACCATCATGAAGCACGACGGCACCAAGACGGAGAAGCTGGAGAAGCTGATGGTGCGCATCGGCGTGTTCAGCGTGCTCTACACGGTCCCGGCCACCATCGTCATCGCCTGCTACTTCTACGAGCAGGCCTTCCGAGAGCACTGGGAGCACACCTGGCACATGCAGACCTGCAAGCGCTTCGCCGTGCCCTGCCCGCTCCACAACTTTGCCCCCATGACGCCCGACTTCACCGTTTTCATGATCAAGTACCTGATGACCATGATCGTCGGGATCACCTCGGGCTTCTGGGTCTGGTCCGGCAAGACCTTGCAGTCGTGGAGGAGGTTCTACAAGCGCCTTAGCAACGGTAACCACGGAGAGACCACGGTGTGA
- the LOC127611159 gene encoding olfactory receptor 2K2-like, with protein sequence MENSSKIEYFVLAAYSDMGQLKYLYFFILLLWYCSICAANTLLIAVIFADRRLREPMYMLLCNLLVNEISGSTSLYPLMLSQMFSEAHQVPLSWCFLQMSCMYTSVSVEFFSLAVMAYDRYVSICKPLHYSSIMSAGTVGVVVPLIWIFACANCLLTVVFVVNLKLCGNVIDKVFCDHQLVAKLACSVSKVNSIMDMFSFLIGVFPVGLIAVSYVKILLVCFDTSKENKQKAITTCTPQIVSVSNLLVGCAFVFFDSWNDAGHFSDEVRIFFSTYLIVCQPIITPFMYGFKLPKIREACKRMWKKKVFFLRESH encoded by the coding sequence ATGGAGAACTCGAGTAAGATTGAGTATTTCGTGCTGGCTGCCTACAGTGACATGGGACAGTTGAAGTATTTGTATTTCTTCATATTGCTGCTGTGGTACTGTTCGATCTGCGCCGCCAACACTCTGCTCATTGCGGTCATATTTGCGGACAGGAGGCTTCGCGAGCCGATGTACATGTTACTGTGCAACTTACTGGTGAACGAGATCAGCGGCAGCACGTCCCTGTATCCTCTCATGCTCTCACAGATGTTCTCAGAGGCACATCAAGTGCCCCTTTCCTGGTGCTTTCTACAGATGAGTTGTATGTATACTTCCGTCTCTGTGGAGTTTTTCAGTTTGGCAGTCATGGCCTATGATCGCTACGTCTCCATCTGCAAGCCCTTACACTACAGCAGCATCATGAGCGCGGGGACGGTGGGCGTCGTCGTGCCACTGATCTGGATATTTGCGTGCGCCAATTGCCTGCTCACCGTCGTCTTTGTCGTCAATTTGAAATTGTGCGGAAACGTGATTGACAAAGTGTTTTGTGACCATCAATTAGTCGCTAAACTTGCGTGTTCTGTTTCCAAGGTCAATAGCATCATGGACATGTTTAGCTTCCTGATCGGTGTCTTCCCGGTCGGGCTGATCGCGGTGTCCTACGTCAAGATCCTGCTCGTTTGTTTTGATACCTCCAAAGAGAATAAGCAGAAAGCGATCACTACCTGCACGCCTCAGATTGTTTCTGTGTCCAACTTGTTAGTCGGCTgcgcttttgtcttttttgacaGCTGGAACGATGCGGGTCATTTCTCAGACGAggtccgtatttttttttcaacgtatctgatcgtttgccagccaatcatcacCCCCTTCATGTATGGCTTCAAACTTCCCAAGATAAGAGAAGCCTGCAAGCGAATGTGGAAGAAAAAGGTCTTTTTCTTGCGAGAATCTCACTAA
- the LOC127611162 gene encoding olfactory receptor 10H4-like codes for MRNATALTFFHLAGLSHMTKRLRLFLFAITLLCYAAILLVNGVLIVTIILEKKLHDPMYIFLCNLCVNGLYGTIVFFPKFLYDLLSTSHIISYLGCMMQIFVIYSYAASEIAVLAVMAYDRYVAISRPLEYQSIMTKCRVLLLVSFSRLMPVFCQAVVMIMSSQLELCGSHVNKLYCENWSLLQLSCNPTTSNSIVGFVNIVFYFGHDLFIMWSYVHLVKLAFRSKEGKKKFRQTCVPHLLCLLNISVALLFDLMYTRYGTGSMPQSLRNFMAIQILTFPPLLNPIIYGLKLSKVRNAVLQHVRRKKG; via the coding sequence ATGAGGAATGCAACCGCGCTTACCTTTTTTCACTTGGCAGGGTTGAGTCACATGACAAAGAGGCTCCGATTGTTTCTGTTCGCCATTACCTTGTTGTGTTACGCTGCTATTTTGCTAGTCAACGGTGTTCTTATTGTTACCATCATACTGGAGAAAAAATTGCATGATCCAATGTATATCTTTTTGTGCAATCTATGCGTTAATGGCCTGTATGGGACAATTGTCTTTTTCCCCAAATTCCTTTATGATCTGTTGTCCACGAGCCACATTATATCTTATTTGGGCTGTATGATGCAGATCTTTGTCATCTATTCTTACGCGGCATCTGAAATTGCTGTTTTAGCAGTGATGGCTTACGACCGCTACGTGGCCATATCCCGACCGCTGGAGTATCAGTCCATTATGACCAAATGCAgggtgttgttgttggtgtccttTTCCAGACTCATGCCAGTGTTCTGCCAGGCCGTAGTGATGATCATGAGCTCCCAACTGGAACTGTGCGGTTCCCACGTCAACAAACTCTACTGCGAGAACTGGTCCCTCCTTCAACTCTCCTGCAATCCGACAACTTCCAACAGCATTGTCGGATTTGTgaatattgtattttactttGGGCACGATCTTTTTATCATGTGGTCTTATGTGCATTTGGTTAAATTGGCTTTCAGGTCAAAGGAAGGGAAAAAGAAGTTCAGGCAGACATGCGTCCCTCATCTGCTGTGCTTGTTGAACATCTCGGTGGCTTTGCTCTTTGACCTCATGTACACTCGCTACGGCACCGGCTCTATGCCTCAGAGCCTCCGAAATTTCATGGCCATCCAGATTCTCACTTTTCCTCCGTTGCTCAATCCTATTATTTATGGCTTGAAACTCTCCAAGGTTCGCAACGCTGTTTTACAACATGTGAGAAGGAAGAAGGGCTGA
- the LOC127611157 gene encoding olfactory receptor 6N2-like gives MTPILGLKRNTNEQWVNMLQLQYGFFFFPFLFSQAWCQVTGCYESRVCGCVRMPNQTLFPYFNLTMFMNIGPYRYPALASFFLLYIFIVCANLAIVLTICREKTLHEPMYIFIACLSFNALYGSTGFFPRFLMDLASDTHLISRAACFTQIYFIYTYGSNEMTTLCVMAYDRYLAVCHPLHYHSRMTVKKALTLAGLAWLLPLVFLTTVIYLSATLPLCGNEIQKVFCANWNVVKLSCVPTMVNNVVGMFMTIFTVFIPLAFVLYTYTRIMNAAWRRSAKFKGRVFQSCLPHMASFVIYSITAFCDIALSRQSVEEINPFVVIM, from the coding sequence ATGACACCGATATTAGGTTTAAAAAGGAATACAAATGAACAATGGGTCAATATGCTGCAATTAcaatatggtttttttttcttcccctttctCTTTTCACAGGCGTGGTGTCAAGTAACAGGTTGTTATGAATCcagagtgtgtgggtgtgtaagGATGCCAAACCAAACGCTGTTTCCTTACTTTAACCTCACCATGTTCATGAACATCGGGCCATACCGCTACCCGGCGTTGGCCTCCTTTTTCCTCCTCTACATTTTCATCGTGTGCGCCAACTTGGCCATCGTGCTGACAATCTGCCGCGAGAAGACCCTTCACGAGCCCATGTACATATTCATCGCCTGCTTGTCCTTCAATGCCCTCTACGGCTCCACGGGCTTCTTCCCCCGCTTCCTTATGGACCTGGCGTCCGACACGCACCTGATCTCGCGGGCCGCCTGCTTCACGCAGATCTACTTCATCTACACGTACGGAAGCAACGAAATGACCACGCTGTGCGTCATGGCCTACGATCGCTACCTGGCCGTGTGCCACCCGTTGCACTACCACAGCAGGATGACTGTGAAAAAGGCCCTGACCCTGGCCGGCCTGGCCTGGCTCTTACCACTCGTCTTTCTCACCACCGTCATCTACCTGTCGGCAACGCTGCCCCTGTGCGGCAACGAGATCCAGAAGGTGTTCTGCGCCAACTGGAATGTCGTCAAGCTGTCGTGCGTGCCAACGATGGTCAACAACGTGGTGGGCATGTTCATGACCATCTTTACCGTTTTCATCCCGTTGGCCTTCGTCCTCTACACGTACACGCGCATCATGAACGCCGCCTGGAGACGATCGGCCAAATTCAAGGGCAGAGTATTCCAGAGCTGTTTGCCACACATGGCCTCCTTTGTCATTTATTCCATCACTGCGTTTTGTGATATTGCGCTCAGTAGACAAAGTGTGGAGGAGATAAACCCCTTCGTTGTCATCATGTGA
- the LOC127611164 gene encoding olfactory receptor 6N2-like — translation MPNLTLSPYFNLTMFMNIGPYRYLALASCLLLYLFIVCANWAILLTIFREKTLHEPMYIFIACLAFNALCGSTGFFPRFLHDLASNTHLISRAACFTQIYFIYTYGGNEMTTLCVMAYDRFLAVCHPLHYHNRMTVKKALTLVGLAWLFPISVIIIAISRATALPLCGNKIQKVFCTNWNIVKLSCVATDLNNGLSMFVTICIIFLPLVFILYTYTRIMNAAWRGSAKFKGRVFQSCLPHMVSFVIFSIALFCDLALSRYNAEEMNPFVAIILSLEFVIIPPILNPLVYGMKLPDIRRHILKIL, via the coding sequence ATGCCAAACCTCACGCTGTCTCCTTACTTTAACCTCACCATGTTCATGAACATCGGCCCATACCGCTACCTGGCTTTGGCCTCATGCCTCCTCCTCTACCTCTTCATCGTGTGCGCTAACTGGGCCATCTTGCTGACCATCTTCCGCGAGAAGACCCTTCATGAGCCCATGTACATATTTATCGCCTGCTTGGCCTTCAACGCCCTGTGCGGCTCCACGGGCTTCTTCCCCCGTTTCTTGCACGACCTGGCGTCCAACACGCACCTGATCTCGCGGGCCGCCTGCTTCACGCAGATCTACTTCATCTACACATACGGCGGCAACGAGATGACCACGCTGTGCGTCATGGCCTATGACCGCTTCCTGGCCGTGTGCCACCCGTTGCACTACCACAACAGGATGACGGTGAAAAAGGCCCTGACCCTGGTCGGTCTGGCCTGGCTCTTCCCTATCTCCGTCATCATCATAGCCATCTCCCGGGCCACCGCGTTGCCCCTGTGCGGCAACAAGATCCAGAAGGTGTTCTGCACCAACTGGAATATAGTCAAGCTGTCATGCGTGGCCACCGATCTCAACAATGGTTTGAGCATGTTTGTGACCATCTGTATCATTTTCCTCCCGTTGGTCTTCATCCTCTACACGTACACGCGCATCATGAACGCCGCCTGGAGAGGCTCAGCAAAATTCAAGGGGAGAGTATTCCAGAGCTGTTTGCCACACATGGTCtcctttgtcattttttccaTCGCCCTATTTTGTGATCTCGCCCTGAGCAGGTACAATGCGGAGGAGATGAACCCCTTTGTGGCCATAATTTTATCTCTGGAGTTTGTGATTATTCCACCAATTCTCAACCCGCTGGTATACGGTATGAAGCTGCCGGATATACGCAGACACATCTTGAAGATCCTGTGA
- the LOC127611383 gene encoding olfactory receptor 10A5-like, translating into MQKLIRKRNTHVIYLISHAACFTQIYLIYTYGANEMTTLCVMAYDRYLAVCHPLHYHTRMTVKKALTLVGLAWLFPIFILTTVIYLSATLPLCGNEIQKVFCANWNVVKLSCVPTMVNNVVGMFMTIFTVFIPLAFVLYTYTRIMSSAWRRSAKYKGRVFQSCLPHMVSFVIFSIAIFCDIALSRYNVEQMNPFVAIILSLEFVVIPPVLNPLLYGMKLSDIRRHIFRML; encoded by the coding sequence atgcaaaaactcATCAGAAAAAGAAATACTCATGTAATATATCTGATCTCGCACGCTGCCTGCTTTACGCAGATCTACCTCATCTACACATACGGCGCCAACGAGATGACCACACTTTGCGTCATGGCCTATGATCGCTACCTGGCCGTGTGTCACCCGTTGCACTACCACACCAGGATGACAGTGAAAAAGGCCCTGACCCTGGTCGGTCTGGCCTGGCTCTTTCCCATCTTCATCCTCACCACGGTCATCTACCTGTCCGCAACGCTGCCCCTGTGCGGCAACGAGATCCAGAAGGTGTTCTGCGCCAACTGGAATGTCGTCAAGCTGTCGTGCGTGCCAACGATGGTCAACAACGTGGTGGGCATGTTCATGACAATCTTTACCGTTTTCATCCCGTTGGCCTTCGTCCTctacacgtacacacgcattATGAGCAGCGCCTGGCGACGGTCGGCCAAATACAAGGGAAGAGTATTCCAGAGCTGTTTGCCACACATGGTCtcctttgtcattttttccaTCGCCATATTTTGTGATATCGCCTTAAGCAGGTACAATGTGGAGCAGATGAACCCCTTCGTAGCCATCATCTTATCTCTTGAGTTTGTGGTCATTCCGCCAGTTCTCAATCCTCTACTGTATGGGATGAAGCTGTCGGATATACGCAGACACATCTTCAGGATGCTGTGA